A part of Terriglobia bacterium genomic DNA contains:
- a CDS encoding transposase has product MSPVIERRSEYRRDLPHKQNGGTTLFVTMTTRKRWVLPPEARTIVLDNFRREHNNRVFLYAAVVMPDHVHALFAPLPDQTGECFGLAEIMNGLRGPSAHAINKLLKRRGPVWDRDFFDRLLRHGEFERYMDYICLNPVRRGLARTEEEYPWSWVEPAY; this is encoded by the coding sequence ATGTCTCCAGTCATCGAGCGACGCTCCGAGTACCGGCGAGACCTTCCGCATAAGCAAAACGGTGGAACCACTCTCTTTGTCACGATGACCACCCGAAAGCGCTGGGTCCTGCCGCCCGAGGCGAGGACAATTGTTCTCGACAATTTCCGGCGCGAGCACAACAACCGGGTGTTCTTATACGCCGCAGTTGTGATGCCCGACCATGTGCATGCCTTGTTCGCACCATTGCCGGACCAGACAGGCGAATGTTTTGGCTTGGCTGAGATTATGAATGGCTTGCGCGGGCCCTCCGCGCACGCGATCAATAAGCTCCTGAAGCGTCGTGGACCGGTTTGGGATCGCGACTTTTTCGATCGTCTGCTGCGCCACGGCGAGTTCGAGCGGTATATGGACTACATCTGCTTGAATCCCGTTCGGCGCGGTTTGGCACGTACGGAAGAAGAATATCCGTGGTCGTGGGTTGAGCCTGCGTATTGA
- a CDS encoding radical SAM protein: MPKPIKFVELGLVYAAKAAWKGFEFGNRFKQKPSFTPKWSDKPLLKSYEKQKPPLGWPRTTDSLCPKCVPEIRQQVLDGKLPHEILLNEKVGEIKAQIVERDGKILMVKDCPKHGHFEDVMSIDSAMFKHIEAVFPGRDIRSHNDEKLHHHGTSTVKWGRGAVLTIDLTNRCNMMCDPCFMDANQVGFVHELTWEEIKTLLDNAISIKPKRQMSVQFSGGEPTLSPYFLDAVRYARKVGYTSVQAATNGIEFAKSKEFCKQAAEAGLRYAYLQFDGIGNAANAHRKVGNLFDVKLKAIENLFEAGVDIVPVVTIVNGINNEQVGNLVKFALDNPKVISFISFQPVSFTGRDEAITDERRTAQRYTLAHLAHDVKNRTGLGEPARDWFPLSFMGTFSDWADLVHGPTAEWGQLSCGCHPNCGVGMGIMVDKITKEAAPITAFINADQFAKDVAKVTDGGRSKFWSAVGMALAITRNYSPFKTTTHFTIFEFLKKLDKSFGVSKKAQSGGYGKTTADRTLEDVEKRRDDRWNVLFVAGMWFQDLYNYDFRRTEQCIIPYATQEGEISFCAYNTGVGWRNIIEKMHMTATLTKWYEEHGRHEIFAGGKKVSISDGVQLKALKLNRDLITEEEPRTRARRRPAPATPSRRTIPRITKRWPRCTGKSC, from the coding sequence ATGCCTAAGCCGATTAAGTTTGTCGAGTTGGGATTGGTGTATGCCGCCAAGGCGGCCTGGAAGGGATTTGAATTCGGCAATCGCTTCAAGCAGAAGCCTTCCTTCACGCCCAAATGGTCCGACAAACCTCTCCTGAAATCCTACGAAAAGCAAAAGCCTCCACTCGGTTGGCCGCGCACTACCGACTCCCTTTGCCCGAAGTGCGTGCCCGAAATCCGGCAGCAGGTCCTCGACGGCAAATTGCCGCACGAGATCCTGCTCAACGAGAAGGTCGGCGAGATCAAGGCGCAGATCGTCGAGCGCGACGGCAAGATCCTGATGGTGAAGGATTGCCCCAAGCACGGGCACTTCGAAGATGTCATGTCGATTGACTCGGCGATGTTCAAGCACATCGAGGCAGTCTTTCCCGGCCGCGACATCCGCTCGCACAACGACGAGAAGCTGCATCATCACGGCACCAGCACGGTGAAGTGGGGCCGCGGCGCGGTGCTCACCATCGACCTGACCAACCGCTGCAACATGATGTGCGATCCCTGCTTTATGGACGCCAACCAGGTCGGGTTTGTGCACGAACTGACGTGGGAAGAGATTAAGACGCTGCTCGATAACGCCATTTCCATCAAGCCGAAGCGGCAGATGTCGGTGCAGTTCTCCGGCGGCGAGCCCACGCTCTCGCCCTATTTCCTCGACGCCGTTCGCTACGCGCGCAAGGTTGGCTATACCTCGGTGCAGGCGGCGACCAACGGCATCGAGTTCGCCAAGAGCAAGGAATTCTGCAAGCAGGCGGCGGAAGCGGGCCTGCGCTATGCCTACCTGCAGTTCGACGGCATCGGCAATGCCGCCAACGCGCACCGCAAGGTCGGCAACCTGTTTGACGTGAAGTTGAAGGCGATCGAGAACCTGTTCGAAGCGGGCGTGGACATCGTGCCCGTGGTCACCATCGTCAACGGGATTAACAACGAACAGGTCGGGAACCTGGTGAAATTTGCGCTCGACAACCCGAAGGTGATCTCGTTCATCTCCTTCCAGCCCGTCTCGTTCACTGGACGCGATGAGGCTATTACCGATGAACGCCGCACTGCGCAGCGCTACACCCTGGCGCACCTGGCGCACGACGTGAAAAACCGGACTGGCCTGGGCGAACCCGCGCGTGATTGGTTCCCGCTTTCCTTCATGGGCACCTTCTCCGACTGGGCTGACCTGGTGCACGGGCCCACCGCCGAGTGGGGACAACTGAGTTGTGGCTGCCATCCCAATTGCGGCGTCGGCATGGGCATCATGGTGGACAAGATCACCAAGGAAGCCGCGCCGATCACTGCATTCATCAATGCCGACCAGTTTGCCAAGGACGTGGCCAAGGTCACCGACGGCGGCCGCAGCAAGTTCTGGTCCGCGGTGGGGATGGCGTTGGCGATCACACGCAACTACAGCCCGTTCAAGACCACCACCCACTTCACGATTTTCGAGTTCCTGAAAAAGCTCGACAAGAGTTTCGGCGTCAGCAAGAAGGCGCAGAGCGGCGGCTACGGCAAGACCACTGCCGACCGCACCCTGGAAGACGTGGAGAAGCGCCGCGACGATCGCTGGAACGTCCTGTTCGTCGCCGGCATGTGGTTCCAGGACCTGTACAACTACGATTTCCGGCGCACCGAGCAGTGCATCATTCCTTACGCCACGCAGGAGGGCGAGATCAGCTTCTGCGCCTATAACACGGGCGTCGGCTGGCGCAACATCATCGAGAAGATGCACATGACCGCTACCCTTACCAAGTGGTACGAGGAACATGGGCGGCACGAAATCTTTGCCGGCGGCAAGAAGGTTTCGATCAGCGACGGCGTGCAACTGAAGGCGCTCAAGCTGAACCGCGACCTGATCACCGAAGAAGAGCCAAGAACGCGCGCGAGGAGAAGACCCGCGCCCGCGACGCCAAGCAGAAGAACGATCCCGCGTATAACGAAAAGATGGCCAAGATGTACCGGGAAGTCGTGCTGA
- a CDS encoding radical SAM protein, whose amino-acid sequence MPSSPKPAFLPGRRPDFKIAQPQTTYSGSPIVPVQKGLPRTTQSLCPDCSELIEATLLEDSGKVYMEKSCAAHGRFRDLISPDVKLYLKMENWHFGDNRGVKNPAIANATRCPEQCGLCSMHISHTVLANVDLTNRCNLTCPVCFANANVQGYLYEPDINHVRRMLQALRDEQPVAGRVVQFSGGEPTIHPQFMEICAMARDMGFSHIQAATNGIMLADLEFALKAKAHGLSTLYLQFDGICDDIYRRTRGASLMEKKVACIKNCREAGIKIVFVPTIVRGVNDHQIGDIVRMAIDNIDCVSGISFQPVAFTGRINRNELEAKRFTLGDWAHAMADQTGIFEPLQDFFPLACVSPFSRLASAMRGEEVPTLTCNPHCSMGTYLFIDEKTKTAVPITRFVDVGAMLQDMEEYSRTTRRSILQIFTKVKAWSSLQRHFKPQFAPPGLTFTKFLQTLQGMTDKKLGRDGMDGKYTYRTLLVAGMHFMDLYNYDVERVKRCVIHYAAPNGLIYPFCAYNSGPTFREKIEKQYSVPLDKPLHAVKEQVVSCGGCGSAD is encoded by the coding sequence TTGCCCTCATCGCCGAAACCGGCGTTCCTGCCCGGCCGCCGCCCGGACTTCAAGATCGCGCAGCCGCAGACCACCTACTCCGGCTCGCCGATCGTCCCGGTGCAAAAAGGCTTGCCGCGCACGACCCAGTCGCTGTGCCCGGATTGCAGCGAGTTGATCGAGGCGACGCTGCTCGAGGACAGCGGCAAGGTTTACATGGAGAAGTCTTGTGCCGCGCACGGGCGCTTCCGCGACCTGATCTCTCCCGACGTGAAGCTCTATCTGAAGATGGAGAACTGGCACTTCGGCGACAACCGCGGGGTCAAGAATCCGGCCATTGCCAACGCCACGCGCTGCCCGGAGCAGTGCGGCCTGTGCTCGATGCACATCTCGCACACCGTGCTCGCCAACGTCGATCTCACCAACCGCTGCAACCTGACTTGCCCGGTCTGCTTCGCCAACGCCAACGTGCAGGGTTATCTCTACGAGCCCGACATTAACCACGTCCGCCGCATGTTGCAGGCGCTGCGCGACGAGCAGCCGGTAGCCGGGCGCGTGGTGCAGTTTTCCGGCGGCGAGCCCACCATCCATCCGCAGTTCATGGAAATCTGCGCGATGGCGCGCGATATGGGCTTCTCGCATATCCAGGCCGCGACTAACGGCATCATGCTGGCCGACCTGGAGTTCGCGCTCAAAGCCAAGGCGCACGGCCTGAGCACCCTGTATCTGCAGTTCGACGGCATCTGTGACGACATCTACCGGCGCACGCGCGGCGCATCGTTGATGGAGAAAAAAGTCGCGTGCATCAAGAACTGCCGCGAGGCGGGCATCAAGATCGTCTTTGTGCCCACCATCGTGCGCGGCGTCAACGATCACCAGATTGGCGATATCGTGCGCATGGCGATTGACAACATCGACTGCGTCTCCGGCATCAGCTTCCAGCCCGTGGCTTTCACCGGGCGCATCAACCGCAATGAACTGGAAGCCAAGCGCTTCACCCTCGGTGACTGGGCCCATGCCATGGCCGATCAGACCGGCATCTTCGAGCCGCTGCAGGATTTCTTCCCGCTGGCTTGCGTTTCGCCTTTCTCGCGGCTGGCCTCCGCCATGCGCGGCGAGGAGGTGCCGACGCTCACCTGCAACCCGCACTGCTCCATGGGTACGTACCTGTTCATCGATGAAAAGACCAAAACCGCGGTACCGATAACGCGGTTCGTCGATGTCGGCGCCATGTTGCAGGACATGGAAGAGTACTCGCGCACCACGCGCCGCTCGATTTTGCAGATCTTTACCAAGGTGAAGGCGTGGAGCTCGCTGCAACGCCACTTCAAGCCGCAATTCGCGCCGCCGGGACTGACTTTTACCAAGTTTCTGCAAACCTTGCAGGGCATGACCGACAAAAAGCTCGGCCGCGACGGCATGGACGGCAAATATACCTACCGCACGCTGCTGGTCGCCGGCATGCACTTCATGGACCTGTACAACTACGACGTCGAGCGCGTGAAGCGCTGCGTCATTCATTACGCCGCCCCTAACGGCCTCATCTATCCCTTCTGCGCCTACAACTCCGGCCCCACTTTCCGCGAGAAGATCGAGAAGCAGTATTCCGTGCCGCTGGACAAACCACTGCACGCGGTCAAGGAGCAAGTGGTTTCGTGCGGAGGCTGCGGCTCCGCCGATTAG
- a CDS encoding TlpA family protein disulfide reductase, which translates to MPTLTPGKAAPDVSLPDMHGQHFSLRLALQHGPVALAFFKVTCPVCQYAMPFVERLYQAHQGKSRVVAISQHPKKETQAFMREYGITMPVLLDDPERYPASNAYGLTNVPTIFLISSGGKIEISSVGWSKKDLEVINRHLSAAASRAAPTVFPRGEDVADYKAG; encoded by the coding sequence ATGCCTACGCTCACTCCGGGAAAAGCGGCGCCCGACGTCTCGCTTCCCGACATGCACGGCCAACACTTTTCTTTGCGACTCGCCCTCCAGCACGGGCCCGTTGCGCTGGCATTCTTCAAGGTCACCTGCCCGGTGTGCCAGTACGCCATGCCCTTCGTCGAGCGCCTGTATCAGGCACACCAAGGCAAGTCGCGGGTCGTCGCCATCTCTCAGCATCCGAAAAAAGAGACGCAGGCGTTTATGCGCGAGTACGGCATCACCATGCCTGTGCTGCTCGACGATCCGGAGCGCTATCCGGCCTCCAACGCTTACGGCCTGACCAACGTCCCCACCATTTTTCTGATCTCCTCCGGCGGCAAGATCGAGATTTCCAGCGTGGGCTGGAGCAAGAAGGATTTGGAGGTGATCAATCGCCACTTGTCCGCAGCAGCTTCTCGGGCTGCGCCCACGGTCTTTCCTCGTGGCGAGGACGTCGCTGATTACAAGGCCGGTTGA
- a CDS encoding M28 family peptidase, which yields MRTVFLIFIFALTTAPLIAQKHPTSKHKRPTPASASALPPAAVAAMASIDPQRIRAHVKFLSSDLLEGRGTGQRGGDIAAEYIATQFESYGLKPAGDNGAFLQKVPMVGITTEPSTNIYLLQAGKTEKLKLGDEIVAMDETQNAADDLDADLVFVGYGIEAPEYQWNDFKDADVRGKVLLMFVNEPNSDDPKFFKGKALTYYGRWTYKYEQAARKGALGVMLIHQADMASYGWDVVQNSWGGERSYLRADGQPKLKLASWIQLELARKLLANSGQDLDALFKQADSRDFKPIPLPVRVQAHLVSKIRPFESQNVLAMLPGSDPRLKDQAVIYSAHYDHLGIHSEQPGDNIYNGAVDNATGCGVLLELAHAYAASAQHPKRSILFASVTGEEQGLRGSEFLGKHPPIPAGNISLGLNFDGIAPNGIPQEVSVSGAERTTFYPTVEATAKELNLAIKPDSNPSAGYYYRSDHFSFARVGIPSFSVNEGMKFKGHPLAWGIQQEREYNAKHYHQPSDEFKPDWDFSGPAEMARFGFRLGWKAASQPQGIGWQLGDEFEAARKASLQSLSRNGVR from the coding sequence ATGCGAACTGTGTTCTTGATCTTCATCTTCGCCCTGACCACCGCGCCGCTGATCGCGCAGAAACACCCCACCTCAAAACACAAGCGCCCCACTCCCGCCTCTGCCTCCGCTCTTCCGCCAGCCGCCGTGGCGGCCATGGCCTCGATTGACCCGCAGAGAATCCGCGCCCACGTCAAGTTTCTCTCCAGCGACCTGCTCGAAGGACGCGGCACCGGCCAGCGCGGCGGTGACATTGCCGCCGAATATATCGCCACTCAGTTTGAGTCCTACGGCCTGAAGCCCGCCGGCGACAACGGCGCCTTCCTGCAGAAAGTGCCCATGGTCGGCATCACCACCGAGCCTTCCACCAACATCTACCTGCTGCAGGCTGGCAAGACCGAGAAGCTCAAGCTGGGCGACGAAATCGTCGCCATGGACGAAACTCAAAACGCCGCTGACGATCTCGACGCCGACCTCGTCTTTGTCGGCTACGGCATCGAAGCCCCCGAGTACCAGTGGAACGATTTCAAGGACGCCGATGTCCGCGGCAAGGTCCTGCTCATGTTCGTCAACGAGCCAAACTCTGACGACCCCAAGTTCTTCAAGGGCAAGGCCCTCACCTACTACGGCCGCTGGACCTATAAGTACGAGCAGGCGGCGCGCAAAGGCGCGCTCGGCGTGATGCTCATTCACCAAGCTGACATGGCCAGCTACGGCTGGGATGTGGTACAGAATTCCTGGGGCGGCGAACGCTCCTATCTCCGCGCCGACGGCCAGCCCAAGCTCAAGCTCGCCTCCTGGATCCAACTGGAGCTCGCGCGCAAACTCCTCGCCAATTCCGGACAGGACCTTGACGCCCTGTTCAAGCAGGCGGATTCGCGCGACTTCAAGCCCATTCCGCTGCCCGTCCGGGTGCAGGCCCACCTGGTGAGCAAGATACGCCCCTTCGAATCGCAGAACGTCCTCGCCATGCTGCCCGGCTCCGATCCCCGCCTCAAGGATCAAGCTGTTATCTACAGCGCGCACTACGACCACCTTGGCATTCACTCCGAGCAGCCCGGCGACAACATTTACAACGGCGCGGTGGACAACGCCACCGGATGCGGGGTCCTGCTCGAATTGGCGCACGCCTACGCCGCTTCCGCACAGCATCCTAAGCGCTCCATCCTGTTCGCCTCCGTGACCGGCGAAGAGCAGGGTCTGCGTGGCTCGGAGTTTCTCGGCAAGCACCCGCCGATTCCGGCCGGCAACATCAGCCTCGGCCTCAATTTCGACGGCATCGCTCCCAACGGCATCCCGCAGGAGGTCAGCGTCTCCGGCGCCGAGCGCACCACCTTCTATCCCACGGTCGAGGCGACCGCCAAGGAACTTAACCTCGCCATCAAGCCCGATTCCAATCCCTCCGCCGGCTACTATTACCGCTCCGACCACTTCAGCTTCGCCCGCGTCGGCATTCCCTCCTTTTCCGTGAATGAAGGGATGAAGTTCAAGGGACATCCGCTCGCGTGGGGCATCCAGCAGGAACGCGAGTACAACGCCAAGCACTACCACCAGCCCAGCGACGAATTCAAGCCCGACTGGGACTTCTCTGGGCCTGCCGAAATGGCGCGCTTCGGCTTCCGCCTCGGCTGGAAGGCCGCCTCCCAGCCCCAGGGCATTGGCTGGCAGTTGGGCGACGAATTCGAAGCCGCCCGTAAAGCCAGCTTGCAATCGCTGTCCCGTAACGGCGTCCGGTAA
- a CDS encoding prepilin-type N-terminal cleavage/methylation domain-containing protein, with product MAGFSMLELMIVLAMVLVAATVAVPSMITVVANTRLRQGMGSLSTLYQNSRALAVKQNKITRVRFQLSNNNWVAYVDNGISPSGLTTSAPQLWLPMRFAKVDAPSGTAPEPLDAAACGSSSISPDTTDDTYFNQMGTPCLYSGGSCSSNQSYAYYFTYQGSMNMSTAWAAMCVSPAGRMKAWYWDGGAWKN from the coding sequence GTGGCCGGCTTCTCCATGCTGGAGCTGATGATTGTGCTCGCCATGGTCCTGGTTGCGGCCACCGTTGCCGTTCCCTCAATGATCACGGTGGTGGCGAATACTCGGCTGCGACAGGGCATGGGCAGTCTCTCCACCCTGTATCAGAACAGTCGCGCGTTGGCGGTGAAACAGAACAAGATTACGCGGGTCCGTTTCCAGCTCAGCAACAACAACTGGGTGGCATACGTGGACAACGGAATCAGCCCGAGCGGGCTCACGACATCAGCGCCCCAGCTTTGGTTGCCAATGAGGTTCGCCAAAGTAGACGCGCCGTCGGGAACCGCTCCCGAGCCCCTGGATGCCGCGGCGTGTGGCTCTTCTTCGATCTCGCCCGACACAACCGACGACACCTACTTCAATCAAATGGGTACCCCCTGTCTGTACAGCGGCGGTAGCTGCTCCAGCAACCAGTCATACGCGTACTACTTCACCTACCAGGGCAGCATGAACATGAGCACGGCGTGGGCGGCCATGTGCGTTTCGCCCGCCGGCCGGATGAAAGCTTGGTATTGGGACGGTGGCGCGTGGAAAAACTAG
- a CDS encoding prepilin-type N-terminal cleavage/methylation domain-containing protein, whose protein sequence is MKRGIRSRKRLASAGFSLLELLASVAVMTVVAGAAIAALGYSQKSYTSTQARANMHAGVRSAAELMGQEIGQAGAAVNGTGVYPQGILSSSTATTLTIIGDINGDGSLVQVQYVCDASTSHTLTRSVTPYSALASINPGVVLVDNVYPNPGGTACFQYASSVTAGGSTFIPGVAFTITVQTPYRDMQSGAYIQMTKSFLNLSPRNILAGIDMANATGMTSRLLATPAGLAVSAGSPNEEWR, encoded by the coding sequence ATGAAGAGGGGTATTCGATCTCGGAAAAGGCTTGCCAGCGCTGGCTTCTCGTTGCTGGAGTTACTGGCCAGCGTGGCAGTCATGACCGTCGTGGCTGGCGCGGCCATCGCCGCCCTCGGCTATTCTCAAAAGTCCTATACCTCAACGCAAGCCAGGGCCAACATGCACGCTGGCGTCCGCAGCGCGGCCGAACTCATGGGCCAGGAGATCGGCCAGGCGGGGGCGGCGGTCAATGGCACCGGCGTTTATCCCCAAGGTATCTTAAGCTCGTCGACCGCCACGACGCTGACGATCATCGGCGACATTAATGGGGACGGGTCCCTGGTCCAGGTGCAATACGTTTGCGACGCATCAACTTCACACACGCTAACCCGTTCAGTGACTCCTTATAGCGCGTTGGCCTCCATCAACCCTGGTGTCGTCCTGGTGGACAATGTGTATCCGAATCCAGGCGGAACCGCCTGCTTCCAGTACGCATCCAGCGTGACCGCCGGCGGTTCCACATTCATCCCCGGCGTCGCATTCACGATTACCGTGCAAACTCCGTACAGGGATATGCAATCCGGCGCCTACATCCAGATGACGAAGTCGTTCCTGAACCTTTCGCCGCGTAACATTTTGGCAGGCATTGATATGGCGAACGCCACGGGAATGACAAGCCGATTGCTGGCAACGCCGGCGGGATTAGCCGTAAGCGCAGGAAGTCCGAACGAGGAGTGGCGCTGA
- a CDS encoding nuclear transport factor 2 family protein: MSNRLALIVLLLASTLACNMWSKPASGWTGATGGEQIEKLFWQDVQAKNWAEVDRHVADTFAGTGPGGTTDRAAFLRDLQKAPLTDFSLSECNSHLNGADMVVTCTLQAQWAGQPSTASTLSVWQQLKKGWVMVAHSESKLAGS, translated from the coding sequence ATGTCCAACCGCCTCGCCCTCATCGTCCTCTTACTCGCCTCTACACTTGCCTGCAACATGTGGAGCAAGCCGGCATCTGGCTGGACCGGCGCCACCGGCGGCGAGCAGATCGAGAAGCTGTTCTGGCAGGACGTGCAGGCAAAGAATTGGGCCGAGGTGGACAGACACGTCGCCGACACCTTCGCCGGAACCGGCCCCGGCGGAACCACCGACCGAGCCGCGTTCCTGCGCGATCTTCAGAAAGCGCCGCTTACCGATTTTTCCCTCAGCGAGTGCAACTCCCACCTCAACGGCGCCGACATGGTCGTCACCTGCACCCTGCAGGCGCAGTGGGCAGGCCAACCCTCCACCGCCTCGACCCTGAGCGTCTGGCAGCAGTTGAAGAAGGGATGGGTGATGGTGGCGCACTCCGAAAGTAAGCTCGCCGGCAGCTAG
- a CDS encoding A/G-specific adenine glycosylase: MPSNPLTLVPADLGLFRAALLRWYARHCRPLPWRSTRDPYRIWISEVMLQQTRVGAVRDHYAEFLRRFPDVKTLASAKLQHVLAAWSGLGYYRRARALHHAARLLMRDHAGELPSRATSLRSLPGIGRYTAAAIASIAFGEPSAVVDGNVERVLRRVLGWPRESLPRIWDAAGLLLSRRSPGNFNQAMMELGAVVCLPLRPRCDACPVRRLCVTRGALEGLPHPHFARGWRDRVGIARPPKPPRKSAETTYGLASRGDRVYLVRRRAGETLMPGMWELPQLPNGAPHLPGVGRCGNSNNVNPPEFTLRHSITVTDHTAHVCRVSAAGLRGGRWVPIRDAAALPLTGLARRILRRASLI; this comes from the coding sequence TTGCCAAGCAACCCGCTCACGCTCGTTCCGGCTGACCTGGGCCTCTTCCGCGCCGCCCTGCTGCGCTGGTACGCGCGTCACTGCCGCCCTCTGCCGTGGCGCAGCACGCGCGATCCATACCGCATTTGGATTTCCGAGGTCATGCTGCAGCAGACCAGGGTCGGCGCCGTCCGCGACCACTATGCTGAGTTCCTGCGCCGTTTTCCTGACGTGAAAACCTTGGCCTCGGCCAAGCTCCAGCACGTCCTCGCCGCCTGGAGTGGCCTCGGCTATTACCGCCGTGCCCGGGCGCTGCACCATGCCGCGCGCCTCCTCATGCGCGACCACGCCGGCGAACTGCCGTCCCGCGCCACATCGCTGCGTTCGCTGCCCGGCATCGGGCGTTACACGGCGGCCGCCATCGCCAGCATTGCCTTCGGAGAGCCCAGCGCCGTGGTGGACGGCAACGTCGAACGCGTTCTGCGCCGTGTTCTCGGCTGGCCTCGCGAATCCCTGCCGCGCATCTGGGATGCCGCCGGGCTACTGCTCAGCCGGCGCTCTCCCGGCAATTTCAATCAGGCGATGATGGAACTCGGCGCCGTCGTCTGCCTTCCCCTCCGTCCGCGCTGTGACGCGTGCCCCGTTCGCCGCCTGTGCGTCACCCGCGGTGCGTTGGAGGGTTTGCCCCACCCGCATTTCGCCCGGGGTTGGCGAGACAGGGTGGGGATTGCCCGACCGCCGAAGCCGCCGCGCAAATCCGCCGAGACCACCTACGGCCTCGCATCCCGCGGCGACCGCGTTTATCTTGTGCGCCGTCGCGCCGGCGAAACGCTGATGCCGGGCATGTGGGAACTTCCGCAACTGCCGAATGGTGCCCCACATCTGCCTGGGGTTGGCAGATGTGGGAACTCGAACAACGTCAACCCACCCGAATTCACCCTCCGCCACTCCATTACCGTCACCGACCATACCGCCCATGTCTGTCGCGTCAGCGCCGCCGGCCTGCGGGGCGGACGCTGGGTTCCGATCCGGGATGCCGCTGCCCTTCCGCTCACCGGCCTGGCGCGCAGGATTCTCCGCCGCGCCTCCCTGATTTAG
- a CDS encoding prepilin-type N-terminal cleavage/methylation domain-containing protein codes for MNRKRQAGFSMIEMLVACAITTVIMGAIFGQIIQGQKSSGSQAAKMDLFQESRQFMDQMSRDLRVSGYPNTRNFDADPVSPAADSPQEAVGLVKLDVGELWFESSIDGSGNVSVIHYKLVATGADCPCVVRSETPKVSGDPLTGQGESDQTEVQHVLNGTTSDPIFQAYYADGTAVALPIDITNNAMANINSVSVTLKVQSPHQDLQTHQKPTLALLSTVRLNNCSVAYPATTGTVMGCK; via the coding sequence ATGAATCGGAAGCGCCAAGCCGGGTTCTCCATGATCGAAATGCTGGTCGCCTGCGCCATCACCACCGTCATCATGGGCGCGATTTTCGGCCAGATTATTCAAGGCCAGAAATCTTCGGGTTCTCAAGCGGCGAAGATGGACCTGTTCCAGGAATCTCGCCAGTTCATGGACCAGATGTCGCGCGACCTGCGCGTCTCCGGCTACCCCAACACCCGCAATTTTGACGCAGATCCCGTCAGCCCGGCGGCGGACAGCCCGCAGGAAGCTGTCGGATTGGTGAAGCTGGATGTAGGCGAGCTGTGGTTTGAATCGTCGATCGACGGCAGCGGAAATGTCTCTGTCATCCATTACAAGCTGGTCGCGACCGGTGCGGATTGCCCGTGCGTCGTGCGGAGCGAGACGCCCAAGGTTTCGGGGGATCCTCTGACCGGCCAGGGCGAATCCGATCAAACCGAAGTCCAGCACGTGCTCAACGGCACCACGTCGGACCCGATTTTCCAGGCCTACTACGCCGACGGCACCGCCGTGGCGCTTCCCATCGACATCACCAACAATGCCATGGCCAACATCAACTCGGTCTCGGTCACGCTGAAGGTCCAATCGCCGCACCAGGACCTGCAAACGCATCAGAAGCCCACTTTGGCGTTGCTCTCTACGGTGCGGCTGAATAACTGTTCCGTCGCCTATCCCGCCACAACAGGCACGGTTATGGGGTGCAAATGA
- a CDS encoding prepilin-type N-terminal cleavage/methylation domain-containing protein — protein sequence MGKQGNEADGFSMVELVVVLALSMVVAAIAIPSAQNLVRTYRLLGDTAALSSQLSLARMRAAANFANGQLAFNTSASTYQAKLCTSGCSTAGNWIIDGPLLRLSPGMSFSYGSISAAAQPQSSIAQTSPVIFNSRGYPVDNAGAATGNNAIYLTDGQGNYRAITVYADGRIATWRYQASGWRVVK from the coding sequence ATGGGTAAGCAGGGCAATGAGGCCGATGGCTTTTCGATGGTTGAGTTAGTGGTCGTCCTCGCTCTGAGCATGGTGGTTGCGGCGATTGCGATTCCCTCAGCGCAGAACCTGGTGCGCACCTACCGTCTGCTGGGGGACACAGCCGCGCTCTCGAGTCAGTTGTCGTTGGCCAGAATGAGAGCCGCAGCGAATTTCGCTAATGGCCAACTCGCCTTCAATACCAGCGCTTCAACCTACCAGGCTAAGCTATGCACCAGCGGTTGCAGCACTGCCGGTAACTGGATTATTGACGGACCCCTGCTAAGACTGTCTCCAGGAATGAGCTTCAGCTACGGCTCAATCTCTGCCGCTGCTCAGCCGCAGTCTTCCATTGCGCAGACTTCACCGGTCATCTTCAATTCGCGGGGTTATCCCGTAGACAACGCAGGGGCGGCGACCGGCAACAACGCGATTTATCTGACGGATGGCCAAGGCAATTATCGGGCGATAACGGTGTATGCCGACGGCAGAATCGCAACCTGGAGATACCAAGCGAGCGGATGGCGGGTAGTGAAATGA